A genomic stretch from Dehalococcoidales bacterium includes:
- the acsC gene encoding acetyl-CoA decarbonylase/synthase complex subunit gamma has product MALTGIQIFKLLPKTNCGDCGVPTCLAFAMNLASGKAELSACPHVSEEATEQLAEASAPPIRAVTIGTGPEAVKVGGETVMFRHEKRLENPTAVAVLVSDAMSDADVDGRLQRFKELQFERVGLHLRPELVAIKSESGDAAKFGALVSKVAQNSDANLILMSEDTTILAAGLKECADQKPLVYGATKDNLDAMAELVKENSSSIGVKADGLEELSELTQKLMDAGVNDIVIDSGARTVRQTFEDQVITRNAALAGKFRPLGFPTIAFPCEMTDNPMKEGMISAMLVAKYGGIIVLSDLYGESLFPLLVERLNIFTDPQRPLATEQGIYDINNPNENSPVLVTTNFALTYFIVSGEIEGSKVPSHLLIMDTEGLSVMTAWAAGKFVADLIGPFVKKSGIEDKVKHRKLIIPGYAAAESGGIEEELPGWEIMVGPRDAAHIPAYLKSWKA; this is encoded by the coding sequence ATGGCACTTACCGGAATACAGATATTCAAACTGCTGCCAAAGACGAACTGCGGCGATTGTGGAGTGCCCACCTGCCTCGCCTTTGCCATGAACCTGGCATCGGGCAAGGCGGAGCTCTCTGCCTGTCCGCACGTCTCCGAAGAGGCAACGGAACAACTCGCTGAGGCCTCGGCACCTCCCATCAGGGCAGTTACCATCGGCACTGGTCCCGAGGCGGTGAAGGTCGGCGGCGAGACGGTTATGTTCCGCCACGAAAAACGCCTCGAGAACCCGACGGCAGTAGCCGTACTCGTCAGCGATGCTATGTCTGATGCGGATGTTGACGGCAGGCTTCAGAGATTCAAGGAACTCCAGTTTGAGAGAGTCGGCCTGCACCTCCGCCCCGAATTGGTGGCGATCAAGAGCGAATCAGGGGACGCCGCAAAGTTCGGAGCCCTGGTCAGCAAGGTGGCCCAGAACAGTGATGCTAACCTTATCCTTATGAGTGAAGACACAACTATTCTTGCTGCCGGTCTGAAGGAGTGCGCCGACCAGAAACCGCTGGTCTATGGTGCGACCAAAGATAACCTCGATGCCATGGCGGAGCTTGTCAAGGAGAACTCCTCCTCGATTGGTGTCAAGGCTGACGGACTCGAAGAGCTTTCCGAGCTCACCCAGAAGCTGATGGATGCCGGTGTTAATGATATTGTTATTGACTCCGGGGCCAGGACCGTTCGCCAGACCTTCGAGGACCAGGTTATCACCCGAAACGCGGCACTTGCCGGCAAGTTCCGTCCTCTGGGATTCCCCACGATTGCCTTCCCCTGTGAGATGACGGATAACCCGATGAAGGAAGGAATGATTTCCGCCATGCTCGTCGCTAAATACGGTGGAATCATCGTTCTCTCTGACCTCTATGGAGAGAGTCTGTTCCCGTTACTCGTCGAACGGCTGAACATCTTCACCGACCCTCAGCGGCCACTGGCAACGGAACAGGGCATCTACGATATCAACAATCCAAACGAGAACTCCCCGGTACTGGTTACCACCAACTTTGCATTAACCTACTTCATCGTCTCCGGCGAGATAGAAGGCAGCAAGGTACCCAGTCACCTCCTGATAATGGACACCGAAGGGCTTTCCGTAATGACCGCCTGGGCGGCAGGCAAGTTCGTGGCTGACCTTATCGGTCCGTTCGTTAAGAAGAGCGGCATCGAAGACAAGGTCAAGCACCGGAAGCTCATAATCCCCGGTTACGCCGCTGCGGAGAGTGGAGGCATTGAAGAGGAGCTACCCGGCTGGGAGATAATGGTTGGCCCCAGGGACGCAGCCCACATTCCAGCCTACCTGAAATCGTGGAAAGCTTAG
- the acsB gene encoding acetyl-CoA decarbonylase/synthase complex subunit alpha/beta, giving the protein MSKIIASAAIRGAHNIVGNAEKKWQEAMDKWSAKEPVGFPNTAYFLPIIYGMLGEKVENLGDMEPILKRCQAMLPPMVKEVHPLPYLAPALDAGMSTLFAEEMVEAIRYLENPNFYVQGEDVNDDNIWLGAADDVILRKRGVEFVDGTAPGFAAILGAAPTTEIAANIAQELLEKNLYVFMAGEYNGVSFSEQLVEAGVQIGWPTRLVSFGPDTSAAVFAMGFATRAAMSFGGIEPGDYRKILIYNKDRVFAFALPLGYVTDEWYANAAGVINWGFPVIADTPIPEVLPTGICTYEHVVSNIPHNEIVAKAIEVRGLKVTVADVPIPVAYGPAFEGERVRGEDIYLECGGGRTAMVEWVTSKRMDEVEDGAVEIIGPNITDIEAGSKLPLAIVVEVAGREFEDDYEPILERQVHHLINYAQGAMHIGQRDIAWIRVGKGAVEKGFKLEHIGALLHAKLHQDFGRIFDKLQVKLYTEEDKVKEIVEKARTVYSERDARIEGMTDETTETYYSCTLCQSFAPSHVCVVSPERTGLCGSYNWMDCKASFEINPTGPNQPVEKGETIDAKLGQWKGVNDFVFQASRGKIDHYNFYSIINDPMTTCGCCEAIAAVLPMCNGIMTVNREYSGMTPCGMKFTTLAGTIGGGISSPGFVGHGKYNICQRKFIIGDGGLLRIVWMPKMLKEEIADRLNARAEEMGVPNLMDMIADESVGETEEEILPFLEEKGHPALTMDSILG; this is encoded by the coding sequence ATGTCCAAGATAATTGCCTCGGCAGCTATCAGGGGTGCTCACAATATTGTCGGCAACGCCGAGAAGAAGTGGCAGGAGGCCATGGACAAGTGGAGCGCCAAAGAACCTGTGGGTTTCCCAAATACAGCCTACTTCTTACCCATAATCTACGGTATGCTTGGTGAAAAAGTAGAGAACCTGGGGGATATGGAGCCGATTCTGAAACGATGTCAGGCCATGCTGCCCCCAATGGTCAAAGAAGTACATCCGCTGCCCTACCTGGCTCCAGCCCTTGACGCAGGGATGTCAACGCTGTTTGCAGAAGAGATGGTAGAAGCTATCCGCTACCTGGAGAATCCCAATTTCTACGTTCAGGGTGAGGATGTCAACGATGACAACATCTGGCTTGGTGCCGCCGATGACGTTATCCTGAGAAAGCGCGGTGTTGAGTTCGTGGATGGCACGGCCCCGGGATTTGCTGCCATACTCGGTGCTGCTCCCACTACAGAAATCGCCGCAAACATTGCCCAGGAACTCCTGGAGAAGAACCTGTATGTCTTCATGGCCGGTGAATACAATGGCGTTAGTTTTTCCGAGCAACTCGTTGAGGCCGGAGTGCAAATTGGCTGGCCAACAAGGCTGGTCTCTTTCGGTCCCGACACGAGCGCTGCCGTATTCGCCATGGGTTTTGCCACCCGTGCTGCCATGTCCTTCGGTGGTATTGAACCCGGGGACTACCGCAAGATACTGATTTACAACAAAGATCGCGTCTTCGCTTTTGCACTGCCACTGGGCTACGTAACCGATGAGTGGTACGCCAATGCCGCTGGTGTCATCAACTGGGGCTTCCCCGTCATCGCGGATACCCCGATACCGGAAGTATTACCCACTGGTATCTGCACCTATGAGCACGTTGTCTCCAACATACCCCACAATGAAATCGTGGCCAAAGCAATTGAGGTACGGGGACTCAAGGTTACCGTCGCTGACGTACCGATTCCCGTAGCCTACGGCCCGGCCTTTGAAGGCGAACGCGTACGTGGCGAGGACATCTACCTGGAGTGCGGTGGTGGTCGTACTGCCATGGTAGAGTGGGTCACTTCCAAGAGAATGGACGAAGTCGAGGACGGTGCGGTTGAAATAATCGGTCCGAACATCACGGACATAGAGGCTGGCTCCAAACTGCCGCTGGCAATAGTAGTGGAGGTTGCCGGCAGAGAGTTCGAAGATGACTACGAGCCTATCCTGGAGCGCCAGGTCCACCACCTGATTAACTACGCCCAGGGTGCGATGCACATCGGACAGCGAGATATCGCCTGGATAAGGGTGGGCAAGGGTGCCGTGGAGAAGGGCTTCAAGCTGGAACACATCGGTGCGCTACTCCACGCCAAGCTCCACCAGGACTTCGGCCGGATATTCGATAAACTCCAGGTAAAGCTCTATACCGAAGAAGACAAGGTGAAGGAGATAGTAGAAAAGGCACGTACGGTCTATTCCGAGCGTGACGCCAGAATTGAAGGCATGACCGACGAGACCACCGAGACCTACTACTCCTGCACGCTGTGCCAGTCCTTCGCCCCCAGCCACGTCTGCGTGGTCAGCCCCGAGAGGACCGGACTCTGTGGTTCATATAACTGGATGGACTGCAAGGCATCCTTCGAGATAAACCCCACCGGCCCGAACCAACCCGTGGAGAAGGGTGAGACAATCGATGCCAAGCTCGGCCAGTGGAAGGGTGTCAATGACTTCGTCTTCCAGGCATCGCGTGGTAAGATTGACCACTACAACTTCTACAGCATTATCAACGACCCGATGACCACCTGCGGTTGCTGCGAGGCCATCGCGGCAGTCCTGCCGATGTGCAACGGCATCATGACCGTCAACCGCGAATACAGCGGTATGACCCCTTGTGGAATGAAATTCACCACGCTGGCCGGGACAATCGGCGGTGGCATCAGCAGCCCGGGATTTGTAGGCCACGGCAAGTACAATATCTGCCAGAGGAAATTCATCATTGGCGACGGTGGCCTGCTGCGTATAGTCTGGATGCCCAAGATGCTGAAGGAAGAGATAGCAGACAGGCTGAATGCCAGGGCTGAGGAGATGGGTGTACCCAACTTGATGGATATGATTGCCGATGAATCCGTGGGTGAGACCGAAGAGGAGATTCTACCCTTCCTCGAGGAGAAGGGACATCCCGCCCTCACCATGGACTCGATACTGGGCTAA
- the cooS gene encoding anaerobic carbon-monoxide dehydrogenase catalytic subunit has product MSEAENKSIDQATIELIKKATADGVNTAFDRADAMKPCPIGSVGSCCKNCAMGPCRVPLPKGKEETPEQKLKRRGICGATAETIAARNFIRMIAGGASAHSDHGRGTAELFLATARGEAPGYEIKDEQKLLQLALDWGIDIGDRSNSEIAVDIGEKALAEFGRQEGELITLRKAPLKRQELWRSQGVAPRGIDREIVEIMHRTHIGVDQDYRNLLKQGVRAAIGDGWGGSMIATELQDILFGTPAPILGKANLGVLRKDEVNIIIHGHEPLLSEIIVAVAQEPEMVELAKSKGAKGINLAGMCCTANEILMRHGVGIAGNFLQQELAIVTGAVDAMVVDVQCIFQSITTVAECYHTKIITTSPKAKIPGAIHIEFDEHDALTSAREIVKTAIENFPNRKGNVGIPDNETTQIAGFSHETINYLLGGMFRASYRPLNDNIINGRIRGLAGVVGCNNARVKHNEGHIAMVKELIKNDVLVVTTGCNAIACAEAGLLVPEAAAEFAGEGLREVCETVGIPPVLHMGSCVDNSRILIAATAMVKDGGLGDDISDLPVAGAAPEWMSEKAISIGQYFVASGVYTVFGVNWPTLGSKEVTDFLFKEMEDMYGGMWGFEEDPIKAAHLMIDHIDKKRKALGIDKARERVLYDMEMRRELT; this is encoded by the coding sequence ATGTCAGAGGCAGAGAATAAAAGCATCGATCAGGCTACTATCGAGCTGATAAAGAAGGCAACCGCCGACGGAGTCAATACCGCTTTCGATAGAGCTGATGCCATGAAACCCTGTCCCATAGGTTCTGTCGGTAGTTGCTGCAAGAACTGTGCTATGGGACCCTGCCGGGTACCTTTGCCCAAAGGCAAAGAGGAAACACCCGAACAAAAACTGAAAAGAAGAGGCATATGCGGGGCTACCGCTGAGACCATCGCGGCCCGCAATTTCATCCGGATGATAGCCGGAGGAGCATCGGCCCACTCCGACCACGGCCGGGGAACAGCCGAGTTATTCCTGGCAACCGCCAGGGGAGAAGCCCCCGGATACGAGATAAAGGATGAGCAGAAACTGCTGCAGCTAGCTCTGGACTGGGGTATCGATATTGGCGACCGCAGCAATAGTGAAATAGCCGTTGATATCGGTGAAAAAGCCCTGGCCGAGTTCGGCCGGCAGGAGGGTGAGCTGATAACCCTGAGGAAAGCGCCACTGAAACGCCAGGAGCTATGGCGAAGCCAGGGCGTCGCCCCCCGGGGTATTGACAGGGAAATCGTCGAGATAATGCACCGGACCCACATCGGGGTTGACCAGGACTACAGGAACCTGCTCAAGCAGGGTGTCAGGGCAGCCATTGGCGATGGCTGGGGTGGCAGCATGATTGCTACCGAGCTCCAGGACATACTCTTTGGCACCCCGGCCCCTATTCTAGGCAAGGCAAACCTGGGCGTACTCAGAAAAGACGAGGTCAACATTATTATTCACGGCCACGAGCCACTGCTTTCCGAGATAATTGTAGCTGTTGCCCAGGAGCCGGAAATGGTGGAGTTGGCCAAATCGAAAGGTGCCAAGGGCATTAATCTGGCCGGTATGTGCTGTACTGCCAACGAGATACTGATGCGCCACGGAGTAGGCATAGCCGGCAACTTCCTGCAGCAGGAGCTGGCCATAGTAACCGGAGCCGTGGATGCTATGGTAGTGGATGTCCAGTGCATCTTCCAGTCCATAACCACGGTAGCGGAGTGCTACCATACCAAGATTATCACCACCTCACCCAAGGCCAAGATACCTGGAGCCATCCACATCGAGTTTGACGAGCATGATGCCCTGACATCGGCCCGGGAGATAGTCAAAACCGCTATTGAGAACTTCCCCAATCGCAAGGGGAATGTTGGCATTCCTGACAATGAGACTACTCAGATTGCCGGATTCAGCCACGAGACCATCAACTACCTGCTGGGCGGCATGTTCCGGGCCTCCTACCGGCCACTGAATGATAACATCATTAACGGCCGGATAAGGGGTCTCGCCGGCGTCGTTGGCTGCAATAACGCCCGCGTCAAGCACAATGAGGGTCACATTGCCATGGTGAAGGAACTGATAAAGAACGATGTGCTGGTGGTTACCACCGGCTGCAACGCTATTGCCTGCGCCGAGGCAGGACTCCTGGTGCCGGAAGCAGCTGCCGAGTTCGCCGGTGAGGGCCTGAGAGAGGTATGTGAGACGGTTGGTATCCCGCCTGTACTCCACATGGGTTCCTGCGTGGACAACAGCCGTATCCTGATAGCCGCCACCGCTATGGTCAAAGACGGCGGTTTAGGTGATGATATCAGTGACCTGCCGGTAGCCGGAGCAGCACCGGAGTGGATGAGCGAGAAGGCAATATCCATCGGACAGTACTTCGTCGCTTCGGGAGTGTATACCGTATTCGGCGTTAACTGGCCCACTCTGGGAAGCAAAGAAGTGACCGACTTCCTGTTCAAGGAAATGGAAGACATGTACGGTGGGATGTGGGGATTTGAAGAGGACCCAATCAAGGCAGCCCACCTGATGATTGACCACATCGACAAGAAACGTAAAGCCCTGGGCATTGATAAGGCCAGGGAACGCGTACTCTATGACATGGAGATGAGGCGCGAGCTGACCTAA
- a CDS encoding acetyl-CoA decarbonylase/synthase complex subunit delta produces the protein MAFDIPKTSYTGKIKEVSLGKGDKAVVVGGETVYPFYLFEGEMPRQPRIAMEVLDCPPQEWAEAALEPFAGVTDDPVAWAKKCIDDYGAEMIALSLESTDPNGLDRGAEEAAAVVKKVADAIDVPLLVWGTANVDKDTEVLRAVAEACQDKSLIIGPVQEANHKRIGAAAIAYKHTVVASTPIDINLAKQLNILLGNLGVPDKQIVIDPTVSSIGYGIEYAYSVMERMRMAGLTQQDDKLQFPIVCNLSKEVWKSKEVHLPDNEMNMGDARKRGILLEAMSAMTLLLAGGDLLVMRHPEAIKLVREMVAELTAT, from the coding sequence ATGGCTTTTGATATTCCGAAAACATCCTACACCGGTAAGATAAAAGAAGTATCGCTCGGCAAGGGGGACAAGGCCGTAGTGGTCGGCGGCGAGACCGTCTACCCGTTCTACCTGTTCGAAGGTGAGATGCCACGCCAGCCAAGGATAGCTATGGAGGTGCTCGACTGTCCTCCACAGGAGTGGGCTGAGGCTGCGCTGGAACCCTTCGCCGGTGTGACCGACGACCCCGTTGCCTGGGCGAAGAAGTGCATCGATGACTACGGGGCAGAGATGATTGCCCTTTCGCTGGAAAGCACCGACCCCAACGGACTTGACCGCGGGGCTGAGGAAGCCGCCGCAGTGGTGAAGAAGGTGGCTGATGCCATTGATGTTCCTCTCCTCGTCTGGGGGACAGCCAATGTTGACAAGGATACCGAGGTACTCAGGGCAGTGGCCGAGGCCTGCCAGGACAAGAGCCTGATTATCGGGCCGGTACAGGAAGCGAACCACAAGCGTATTGGCGCCGCCGCCATAGCCTATAAACACACCGTGGTGGCCTCCACCCCGATAGACATTAACCTGGCCAAGCAGCTCAATATCCTGCTGGGTAACCTTGGCGTGCCTGATAAGCAGATTGTCATCGACCCCACCGTCAGCAGTATTGGTTACGGTATCGAATACGCCTATTCGGTGATGGAGAGAATGAGGATGGCCGGACTGACACAGCAGGACGACAAGCTCCAGTTCCCCATCGTCTGCAACCTGTCCAAAGAGGTCTGGAAGTCCAAGGAAGTCCACCTCCCGGATAACGAGATGAACATGGGAGACGCCAGGAAGCGCGGTATCCTGCTGGAAGCGATGTCCGCCATGACCCTGCTTCTGGCAGGTGGGGACCTGTTAGTAATGAGACACCCGGAAGCAATCAAGCTGGTCCGGGAAATGGTAGCTGAATTAACGGCTACATAA
- the folD gene encoding bifunctional methylenetetrahydrofolate dehydrogenase/methenyltetrahydrofolate cyclohydrolase FolD encodes MTAQIIRGADVAKQIRAELKEEIAQLKEKHNVVPGLVTVLVGADPASQVYVGQKEKTAGNLGVYSERYDLPEDTSQEDLMTLVDRLNKDPKINGILVQLPLPKHINENEVLIAIDPKKDVDGFHPVNIGKLMIGEPDYLPCTPHGIQQLLIRSGVQTEGAEVVVVGRSNIVGKPIANMLLQKKEGANATVTICHTRTKDMAFHTRRADILIVAAGKAKAITADMVKEGVVVIDVGVNQIGTTAEGKRILCGDVDFDSVKEKASAITPVPGGVGPMTITMLMLNTVRAAKLAAGLA; translated from the coding sequence ATGACAGCACAGATAATCAGAGGCGCCGATGTCGCCAAGCAGATTCGCGCCGAGTTGAAAGAAGAGATAGCCCAACTCAAAGAGAAACACAATGTGGTACCGGGACTGGTCACTGTTCTGGTGGGTGCAGACCCGGCATCACAGGTCTATGTCGGGCAGAAGGAAAAGACGGCCGGGAACCTGGGCGTCTATTCGGAGAGATATGACCTTCCCGAGGACACCAGTCAAGAGGACCTGATGACCCTGGTTGACCGGCTCAACAAAGACCCCAAAATCAACGGGATCCTGGTACAGCTCCCTCTGCCGAAGCACATCAACGAGAACGAGGTGCTTATCGCAATCGACCCCAAGAAGGACGTTGATGGATTCCACCCGGTTAACATCGGTAAGCTGATGATTGGGGAACCGGACTACCTGCCCTGTACGCCACACGGTATCCAGCAGCTTCTCATCAGGTCCGGCGTGCAGACCGAAGGGGCCGAGGTAGTCGTTGTCGGTAGAAGCAATATCGTCGGCAAGCCAATCGCAAACATGCTCCTTCAGAAGAAAGAGGGCGCCAACGCCACAGTCACGATATGCCACACCCGGACCAAAGACATGGCTTTCCACACCAGGCGAGCCGATATACTGATTGTGGCCGCGGGTAAAGCGAAGGCAATCACCGCAGACATGGTCAAGGAAGGCGTCGTGGTCATCGATGTCGGTGTTAACCAGATCGGTACGACTGCTGAAGGTAAGAGAATCCTCTGCGGAGACGTTGACTTCGATTCCGTCAAGGAAAAGGCCAGCGCCATAACGCCGGTACCCGGTGGTGTCGGCCCGATGACGATAACCATGTTAATGCTGAATACGGTCAGAGCAGCAAAGCTGGCTGCCGGTCTGGCCTAG
- a CDS encoding AAA family ATPase, translating into MSFNIAVAGKGGSGKTSLASLVIRYLKNSGTGPILAVDADANANLGESLGLTVRQTVGKMLDEFQGDKINIPPGMTKELYLDFKLNEILVESPRIDLLTMGRGEGPECYCYPNVILKKFADTLADNYAYMVMDNEAGMEHLSRRTTQDVDVLFLVSNHSVKGVRTIARIIELVSSLKLTVKKLLPVISAAPDELDPLVKEELERQGIELAAIIPKDEEVYRYDLELRPLLELPDTSPAVQVVRDLMEQVLDQTKISTR; encoded by the coding sequence TTGAGCTTTAATATCGCGGTGGCAGGGAAGGGTGGCAGTGGTAAAACTTCGCTGGCAAGTCTCGTTATCCGCTACCTGAAGAATAGCGGCACAGGACCTATCCTGGCCGTGGATGCCGACGCCAATGCCAATCTCGGAGAAAGCCTGGGATTAACCGTCAGGCAGACTGTCGGTAAAATGCTGGACGAGTTTCAGGGGGACAAGATAAACATCCCTCCGGGGATGACGAAAGAACTTTACCTGGATTTCAAGCTGAACGAGATACTGGTGGAGAGTCCCCGGATTGACCTCCTGACCATGGGCCGGGGCGAGGGTCCGGAATGCTACTGCTACCCTAATGTCATCCTTAAGAAGTTCGCCGATACCCTGGCAGACAACTACGCTTACATGGTCATGGACAATGAGGCCGGGATGGAGCACCTGAGCCGCAGGACCACTCAGGACGTTGATGTTCTATTCCTGGTATCGAACCACTCCGTGAAGGGTGTCCGGACTATTGCCCGGATAATAGAGCTGGTGTCCAGCCTCAAGCTGACAGTAAAGAAACTGCTGCCCGTAATCAGCGCCGCTCCCGACGAGCTCGACCCACTGGTGAAGGAGGAACTGGAGCGCCAGGGAATAGAACTTGCTGCGATAATCCCGAAAGACGAAGAGGTTTACCGCTACGACCTGGAGCTCAGACCACTGCTCGAACTACCGGATACTTCGCCAGCGGTGCAGGTGGTCAGAGACCTCATGGAACAGGTCCTTGACCAGACGAAAATATCTACCCGTTAG